In the Leishmania donovani BPK282A1 complete genome, chromosome 31 genome, one interval contains:
- a CDS encoding ADP-ribosylation factor, putative, translating into MGGWLSSLLGKKEVRILMVGLDAAGKTTILYKLKLGEVVTTIPTIGFNVETLEYKNLKFTMWDVGGQDKLRPLWRHYYQNTNGIIFVVDSNDRDRMRDARAELDKMLVEDDLRAATLLVFANKQDLPNAMSTTEVTEKLGLHALRQRNWYIQGCCGTTAQGLYEGLDWLSANIKKSMN; encoded by the coding sequence ATGGGAGGCTGGCTGTCATCGCTACTGGGCAAGAAGGAGGTGCGTATCCTCATGGTCGGTCTTGATGCCGCCGGTAAAACCACCATTCTGTACAAGCTGAAGCTCGGCGAGGTCGTGACCACCATCCCGACCATCGGATTCAACGTCGAGACGCTTGAATACAAGAATCTGAAGTTCACCATGTGGGATGTCGGTGGCCAGGACAAGCTTCGCCCGCTGTGGCGCCACTACTATCAGAACACGAATGGTATCATCTTCGTGGTCGATAGCAACGATCGCGATCGAATGCGCGATGCTCGGGCGGAGTTGGACAAAATGCTTGTTGAGGACGATCTCCGCGCCGCGACGCTGCTCGTGTTCGCCAACAAGCAGGATCTTCCGAATGCCATGAGCACAACAGAGGTGACGGAGAAGCTTGGCCTGCATgccctgcgccagcgcaacTGGTACATTcagggctgctgcggcaccaccgctcAGGGTCTCTACGAGGGTCTCGACTGGCTTTCTGCCAACATCAAGAAGTCCATGAACTAA